In one Chitinophaga sancti genomic region, the following are encoded:
- a CDS encoding DUF4397 domain-containing protein, with translation MKKLIVLLVVIAGIWACNKDSDSSIPDTASYINVYVANPDASYDAVLDTASLGTGLSLGEYTGYKSFIAKRYNLCIFASGNRSDTLIQGQISLRNNHHYTIFFEKNHNGVLQLLATEDQIGGSSKTAGYLRVVNLSDTYLTSGAAMVLNYNVDSTKTYTNIGYLGVSVFKEITPGAHKLDIRSVADSVSRLYNNAADFTIEAGKSYSFISYGNALKADSFTVTTFQHN, from the coding sequence GTGAAAAAACTCATTGTACTACTGGTGGTTATAGCAGGGATCTGGGCTTGCAACAAGGATAGTGACAGTTCCATTCCTGATACTGCTTCTTATATAAATGTATATGTTGCCAATCCGGATGCCAGTTATGATGCGGTGCTGGATACTGCTTCTCTGGGCACAGGCCTGAGCCTGGGAGAATATACAGGTTATAAATCCTTTATTGCAAAGCGTTATAACCTGTGCATATTTGCGAGTGGAAACAGGAGTGATACTTTGATCCAGGGGCAGATCAGTCTGCGTAATAATCATCACTATACTATTTTCTTTGAGAAGAATCACAATGGAGTATTGCAGTTACTGGCTACTGAGGACCAGATTGGCGGGAGTAGCAAAACGGCTGGTTACCTGCGTGTTGTGAACCTGAGTGATACTTATCTTACGAGTGGTGCAGCGATGGTATTGAATTACAATGTGGATAGTACGAAGACCTATACTAATATTGGTTACCTGGGTGTGAGTGTATTCAAGGAGATCACGCCGGGGGCTCATAAACTGGATATACGAAGTGTTGCCGATTCCGTGAGTCGCCTGTATAACAATGCGGCAGATTTTACCATTGAGGCAGGAAAGAGTTATAGTTTCATTTCTTATGGAAATGCTTTGAAGGCTGATAGTTTCACGGTGACGACCTTTCAACATAATTAA